A single genomic interval of Siphonobacter curvatus harbors:
- a CDS encoding acetyltransferase yields MAITLTTVLPADYSELTDVWEASVRATHDFLSEADIQAFRPLILNEFLAMVDLTAARNEVGKILGFVGVAEQKVEMLFLHPDARGKGLGKQLLRHAITHKQATTVDVNEQNPQALAFYEHLGFVRIGRSEVDGMGKPYPLLHLALITDSISHESPRES; encoded by the coding sequence ATGGCAATCACTCTAACTACCGTTCTTCCTGCCGACTATTCCGAACTCACGGACGTTTGGGAAGCTTCCGTCCGGGCCACCCATGATTTTCTTTCCGAAGCCGACATTCAAGCATTCAGACCTTTGATTCTGAATGAATTTCTGGCGATGGTCGATCTGACCGCCGCCCGGAACGAAGTGGGCAAAATCCTGGGCTTCGTGGGCGTTGCCGAACAGAAGGTTGAAATGCTTTTTCTGCACCCAGACGCCCGCGGCAAGGGCCTAGGAAAACAATTGTTACGTCACGCGATTACCCATAAGCAGGCTACTACGGTTGACGTCAACGAACAGAATCCCCAGGCACTGGCTTTTTACGAGCACCTGGGCTTCGTCCGCATCGGTCGGTCGGAGGTAGATGGGATGGGAAAGCCTTATCCTCTGCTGCATTTAGCTTTAATAACCGATTCAATCAGCCATGAATCACCACGAGAAAGTTGA